GCCTCTCATTCCTTACAACCTGTTTCTTGTAGAGAGACTAATAGAATTCTAAGGCTGTAAAAGGACTTGAGAACTCATCCATCAATTAACCAACAGATGCTCATTAGCGTTTCCTCTCACTTGTAGGGGAGGACAACAGCGGCCTCAGAGGTGCTCTAAGATACCCAGATCACTGCAGGCAAGTGATAactttattcacacacacacaaagccaggGGAGATTCCACAGTCCATTAGCCTTTCTGGCCTTCTGTCTGCAGGATACCTAAGTTTATTTAAACTTAATTCAGGCACTCTTCAGTCCTTTATGGCATAGTGGTTAAGCACATAAACACTGGACTCAGATGGCCTGgggtcagatcccagctctgctacttaaaaGGTGGGTGACACTTGGCAAGTTATttgatctctctgagcctcagtttccccatctgaaaacgGGGGTGATGATGATAGTGACAACACAAACCTTAtgggattgctgtgaggattaaacaagctAGTTGGCACACGTAAGAGCTCTAGGGACATGGTATACTATAGTGGTATAGATAGAAGTGCACAGTGCTATTCAATTATAAATTCAGTATTGTTATTTAATTACCATAATTTTGCTAATGAAAGCACCATGAATTCTACACTTTTAGAGCTGAAAATGATATTGCAGATGATCTAATTGATATTAGATGTGAATATtgatattcacattttaaagaaaaactcttTTGGAACTTTTGCAATgaaaatcacccaagctgaagaTCTAGTACTCCAAAAATAGGTTTAGAAACAAAACCTTTCTACCCACTTTTCTAAAAAACTGGTAAAAGAAGAACGTTTTTCCTTTCAAGTTTTCTGGCATATTTTTCCTGGCTTTTAAAACTCTAAATACTCTACAATGTTCAATAACTCACACTCCCTTTGGACTTTGATATCCATGAAGAGAAGTATCATGTCCGTCCTTAGCACAAGCCTGGCACATTTGGGGCTCAAAGGATATCTGTGGAATttacaagtgaatgaataaaagatagaGGAAAATCATGTTCTTTATCTCAGTACTGACCACCAGGGGGCACTCTCGGGCTTCGGTAATTAGTCCCTCATCACTTTCTAAGGACCAGGAATGCAATCACGAAATCTATTTAGGTCTAGTAAACACCGGGTCCCTCTTGCACCAAAATATTTCACATCTGAAACTGAATTGGTGAGAGCTGGAGGGAATGAATGGTAGAAGGATGACACAAGTAGTGGAGGAGGAGAGAACAACCAATGTGCTGAagagagagcaaagaaaaaagtaaaggcgagtcatatttaaaaattggtaaaattGGGAAAGTGGAGATAGATACATTTGTTAATTGACCCTCCACCATGCTCACTTCTCTTTCTAATTCTACGCTACCATATGTACCCTCTATGGCTAATTGGTGTTTTCAAACGTCCtcattctcttctccctctccttcctcccttttcctctctccctccccttccttttccaccaccttctcttcctcctcctcccccctcctcatcttcctcctcctccctcccctcctcctcctccccctctttcccaccCCCAGCAAAATCTGTGCACAAGAAACTGTCCTCTGTTGTCATTCACACCCTAGCCTGAATGAACTATCTGGGGCCAACCTTTGTTGTAAAATGAAAGGCTCACCCACTGTTAAAGGAATATTAAGCATTGACTTGCTGGTAGAAGAGACATTTAAGGAGCCAGcatcccttcccacctcccctgAAATCACATATAAGTTATTTCACCAATAGGAAAATTCAATTCCAATCTCACAAATCCCCAGGAAAGGggcataaaaattttttttacattagtacatatacttcatatatttttttagtttcttttaaaaaaatttttttctaacaggTTGTTCGGAAACTAGCTTGAAAGGATAACGTGTTAAAGACCCTCTTTAAAAATCTTCTGTTCTCTAAATACCCAAgtgattttaaaatcatatagaaACATCGAGATACTAAGTCCTTGCTCCTCTACGTGAGGTCCGTGGCCAGCCGCGCTGGCATCACCGGAGCACGTGTGGGTGACACAGTACGGGGGAGCCCCACCTGCTGACTCAGAGTCCACATTTTAACAAGGTGATTCATACGCAcacaaaagtttgagaagcactgccttaGGATAAAGATTTCCGCTCTGCCCCAACCTTACTCTTTCTGTGCTTCTTCTCAAGAAGCAAAATGCTAGGCAGCCTCTTACTCTTTGCAttatcctccccccacccctatcGTGGAGAAGCCTCGGTGACAGGGCCACGTGATCCCAGAAGTGTCTGGGCCCCAGCCTGGCTCAGagcttccccctgcccccccagaCTCCAGACACAGCCTCACTGCCTTTTCCCGGGCCTCCTCTTGGTGCACAGACCTGATTTGAACAAAGCAGCTTTGATCCCAAAGAATTTGGTCAGTGAATTCTCACCATGTAATTGTCTGGAATGCTTGTAAAATGTCATTCTGTGTGAGCCTGGTGCTATGACAGTCTTCCACAAGAATTCCCAAAGGCCAAGACCAAGTCCAGCCAGCCTCTCTGGGAATGCACACTCTTCGAATTGTTCTCAGTGAGCTCAACTGTTGGTAAATATGGATGGGAGGGCAATAACAGGGCTCTAGAAGACACAGGGATACACGGAGCAGGGAGGAATGATGCCTAGGCGGCCATGACAGGTCTCCCAGGAGAGGTACGAGGCCAGCTGCATGGGAGAGCCTCTTACAAGCACCAATAGCTGGGCCTCACCCCCGGAGTCTGATTGGTAGGGATGAGGCCTAAATATGGGTATCTTAAATATTAAAGCTCTAACGATTTTAATGACTCTAACATGCAGCCAGGACTgggaaacatattttaaaaggagtgAGGAGAGGCTATCTCAGCTAATAGCACCATCACCCACCCggacctcctcccagcccctccctttcccccaggcCCACAGACCATCTGTCACTGTCTCGGGGTCACCTCTTCTGAATTCGctcacccaccgctcacctcTGTCTCAGTGCTCCCACTGCCCTCCACCTTGctcagcctctctcccctcctaccAGCCTCCCTGTACTATAATCTACTCCTGAATCTTTCCTCTGCAACGTACGCCTGACTTTCTAAAACAAGGTAGGATTCCATCACAGTCATGCCTGAAAACATTCCGGAGGCCCTGCTGACAAACTCCACACCCCACAGCATGGCTCACGACCCTCTTGGCAGGCTGGTTTCTTTTCCAACTATCTCCTGGGTCCCATAACTCAGGTAAGATCCCCTATTGACACACCTGTGTTTCTGCTGTTTCTATCCTTGATGGAGTCCCACTGATTCTCACAGGCCAAGCTGAAGCATCACCTCTCCAGCAGAGCCTTCCCTACTGCCCTCTGCAGTTGAGGACTCCtttctctgggacccctattagaTAACATCTGTACACGTTCCAGAATAGGAGAGAGCAGATTTCCACAGCTCATTTGGATAGTTGCTTCCGCGTCTGCCTCGCCTACTAGATTTATGTTTCCAGACAGCAGGGATCATGTTTGCATCTGTATCCCCCAAGCACCCAGCACGGAGCCTATACCTAGAGGAAATTCAGTGGGTGTTTGTGGAATGGACGTGTGAATGAGTGAGCCCTCTTACTAAATTCTTGTTGACTGAATCAATTAACTCTACCATTAATTCTGAGAAAATGCACTGTTATGAACAGGATCATTTTCACAAGAAGCTTTGTATGTTGTTCTCCTtccaaaattagaaaagaaggatTGGTATGGGTTCTcagtttgaaaattttaaaaaaaagtgtggttGCCCCGGAGGGTCTAGCTGGAGTGCCTGCTCCGAGGTAGAGCAGCTGGAGTGGGCTCCTTGCGAACCTGTCCCCCTGGCCCTCTGACCCCAGCTGGACAAGCCAGCAGGCTGAGCCCTCTGTGCTCCTCTCTCAGAGGCATAAGCATTGCTGCAAATCCATGCAAAAGGTGCACCTGACCTTTTGTTCTGGGCCCAGAACAACAGGAGTCAGGTTATCACCCAGACCTCAGAGGACATCTGGGGACCAAGGAGGTTACAGTTCGCGTTCCAGCCtgcctccccctttccctttgtgttcagcaaaataaaaggcaatgatattctgatttttataaCGTCTCTCACCTAAAAGTAGCACAAATAACTTTGAGAATAGATCCCTTGGAACCACACACTCAAAACCTCAAAATCTGTTTCTCTGGGGGGAGATAATCTGAGAATGGTTTGAACTTGCTCCTCCAGCAACGTTATCAAGAAGGCAGGAAGCATTACCGCTGTGGATGATATCCTGGAAGATATTCCCATCATGCTGGAGTTGACCAAGAGGTGCCGTTAGAGGTCACGCCTGTGACCACGTTATCCTATCACTGCCTCTCCCCGCCCTGGGCCTGGGCTCTCCTGGCTGTTCCTTGGAACTAGAAGGTAACCACCAACTACCGTGAGTCAGGAGAACACTGTGGAGGGGAATTTGGCATGAATGGAGAAAAGCAGGGAGTGTCAGGAAAGGCTACtgaatgggggcttcccttcAGCACAGGGGCCTAGGACTCCTCAGCTGCCAGCTGTGTCTCTCACCTGCTGGGCCCTGTCTGTAGCTCAAGATACAATCAGTCGACAGATGTTAAGCCAGAAAATTGCAGGGCACAGACAAGGTGACATGCTGTCCCTTAGGTCCACTGTAGTCTGGGGCTAGCTCTTCCTGCCCCAAAACATCACGAGACCTGCAGAGCAGTTTCCCTCAACCTGGGTCACACATTAGGTTCACCTGGGGAGCTCTCAAAACATACGGGCGCCTGGGGCcctcccccagagattctgatttaattggcatAGAGTAGAGCTTGAACATCAAGGTTATTTAAAAGTTCTCAGGCTATTCTGACGGCCagttttgagaaacactgctgtaGGTCCACCCTGAATAAAAATGCTTCCTCTGCAGTCCATAGCATGGAGGGCCCTAGGATGTAATTAAATTCTCCTGAAGGATTAGACCATCTATGAGCTATTTGGAAACAGGGATCAATCTTACTTCTCTTTAGCCCCAGCACCTGATGTGGCACTTGgaatacagtaagtgctcaataaaggttTGCCTAAATGATGAATGCATCAACTCAGATGCCCCAAATCTGCCCCCAACTTAGCTCCATAGCCCAGTGTTCTGCCAGAAATAACTGAACTAAAACAGGCAGCAGCCCTaatttcaaattttgcttttttgctttATTATGTTACACTCACTACTAACttactactttaaaataaatgcagtGCTAGGGCTGTCTCTTCAAAGTTCTAAACTTCTAGATTCATTGTTtgctttgcaaaataaaaaaaaagtaactgaattttaatgcttaattaaaattaaaacaacttgTCAAGATGGTCAAATTGGTCAATTCAGCAAAAGAAATTAACTTGGGTAAAAATGAAAGGTAGTCTTATTTCAAGAAGCAGGGAACAAAACCTAAGGAGGAAGTGGTACTGGCTGAGAACACAAAAAAGTTCAGGTATGTTCAAGGATGACAGATCTTAAAAGGTCAGTTAGGGAATCTAAGCTATATGaacaataattttaatatttgaggCTGACGGTTGATGTCAAGAGGTCCAACTAGAAATTTTCCCTCAGTACCGCCATCCATAATAAAATCCTAGCCTCAGATGGTATTTCTTAtgatatcttaaaaaaattttaggctAAACTTATCTGGTAGAAATAGGCATAAGGGGACAAAATAAACCAGCTGTTTGACTAAATGTTCCATCTCCCATCCAGCGATGTAATCATGGCCTCAGCTGACTGACGTTACCCCATCTGCCTCAGCCTGGTTTCAACCCAAGGAGGAGGGTGAAAACATTTAAGTGACTTCATATGAAAATCAGCTTGGCGTGTTGAATATTTACTTGAATTTTTATCAGGAAGCCGGTCTATCTTCCATACGACGGCCCGGTAGGCACTCTCATATTTTGCTGACCCCACAGTGACCTGTATGACAGGTTCAGATTCAGGTTCATGTAAACTCCCCAGACACGCCCGGCGGTTCATTTTGGCTTTCAGGGACTTCTGCCTCTGGAGGTTCATGGTCCAGAGGGCCTTGATCCACTGCGATGGAACAGGAAAGTGTATCATTATGTTGTCACAGGACCTCAAGGATGGTCTCTGGACCAACGGGGCCATGTTGACAAAGGCCTGAAGCTCCACATACGCCCCCTGGACAACCACTACAGACTTCAGGGAAAAGGGAAGATCTTCCCCGCTATACAAAGTCTTGAAACGCATCAGCTCAAACCGGCAGGCATCCAGAGGTACAAACTTAATGATTCTTGATTGCTCAAATTCTTGTGCTTTCACACACTTATGAAAATGATAGTCAAGAATATCAATCCCCTTCTTTTCTGGGTCTTTTTCAAAATAGCATTCATTTCGTTTCTGCAGCTCAAGGTCATTCAAGGTTAAAAAGCATTCTGTGTTCCCATTCACAAAGCAGAGGCAACAGATTTGAGTTATCACAGCACTTTCAAccaattttccttcttctttagtGATTTTACCCCAAAAGTTGTCCACAATTTCAAGGAAAATTTCTTGTTCCTCATAGTTCTTCTTTGGTTTTGAAACAGCTGGCAGCttcatcagctcctcctccacaCTGGTCAGAAAGTCAAGGAAGTCATGGTACTCTGTGGATCCCAACTTCAGCATTTGTTCTATGTCTGGTTCGTGAACTACTTCTGTCTTAGAAtggtatttccttttttctgtgtaAGACACATGTTCAATCTTCACAGTATGGATTTTTCCTGTCACACTAAAGTTCTCAACTTTGGGTTCAGAAAGCCTGCAGTATGGATTGAGCTGTAACTCTTTAAACGGTTTTTCTAACCCCTTCTCATAATACATTTGCAAAATTCCTCCAGGTAAGACTTTTAGAAAAATTGGCCCCCACTGACGGGAAGACATCATGTTCTTCTTCTCAGGAATTCTCAACATGAAAGCCCATCCGGCTTTTGGCTGACTCCTGAAGAGCATGTGGGGGACAAAGGAAGAGGCAGCATCTTCAGCATACAGATACTGCGTAGACAAATTTCCAAATGAGTCTTGGTTCTCAGCTGATTGGAGATGTTCAAGTTTCTCACAGATGTAGTTGAGTGAACATTGATTTAAGCCTTTTTGATCAATAGGCATCTCTTTGTCTCTTGATGGGACCATCTTTCTGCTTCCTGGAGGGTCAAAGGTGAGCTGGGAAGCACTGCCTTCATCTTTCCAAAATGGACTTGAAAAGGCACAATCCTCCTGAAAATACTGAAACTGGGGAGTATCACTTTGGAACCCTAGGCTTTCAGCCTGGTGAGGGTTCATTTCATCTGGAAGACCCACTTTGGGAGCTGGATGTATACATGAGTGGTCACTGAGTAAGGAAGCATGGGATAAACAGGTTGGTTTAGTAGGCAATAAGGAAGATCCTGCTCCAGGTATAAGTGGACTGTTTGAAGATGATTCTGGAATAGGATAAAGCACATGAGTCCCTGCTTTGGGGATGCCAGGAAAACCTGGGAAGTCTTTGGTAGGTGTAGAAAGAGGAGAGTTACTTGGAGGTCCTGGACTGAAATAAAAGTCTATgattggagaggagagaggggtacTGCTGGTGGAGGAATATCCACTGGGAAATTCCTTAGTACCAGAAAGGTTCAGTTTAAGTCCATTTGGCCTACAAATGCCTTGATTCTCCAGAGGGAAATTCTTTGACTTTTGAGAAGACTGAAAAGCAGGGTCATCATCAAATGTGACCCAATTGCCTGGGTTTGTGGAGCACATCTTTGGGATCAGATTGTGGTCCTGCCAATGAATCAGATATGTTGTCTCTgttaaaggagaaagagaaaataagaatataaaatgagggggaaaaattCAAGTTACTAGAGGTCATTTGTTCTGAGAAACACTTGGATTTAAAAGTATCCAGATTTATAAATTAACTGAGTTTAAAGAAATGCTTAAAAACTGTAACACTTTtgatggctgaatggattaaaaaaacaagatctAACCGTATGCTGTTTATAAGAGACCCATTTTagatttaaggacacacatagactgaatgtgaaaagatggaaaaagatattctatacaaatagaaaccaaaagagagcaggggtagCCATGCTAATAaaggacaaaatagactttaagtcaaaaactgtcacaagagacaaaaaagggcattatataatgaaaaaagggtcaattcaccaggaagatataacaattatgggTATCAGAGCAcccaaatatatgaagcaaacattaaaaaactgaagggagaaaaagatagCAACACAATACTAGTAGGAGATTTCAATACCCTAATTTCAATAATGGATAGGACATCCAgatagaagatcaataaggaaacagaggacttgaacaacactatagatCAAATGAACCTACCAGacatatacaaaatattccacACAACAGCATCagaatacattcttctcaagcacatgcataacattcttcaggataaatCACATGTTAGTTTACaaaaaaagtatcaaaaatttaagaagactaaaatcatatcaagtatcttttccaactacaatagaatgaaactggaaatcaagagcagaaaaaaactggaaaattcacaagcATGTGGAAATTAAGCAATACACTCTtcaacaaccaatgggtcaaagaagaaaccaaaaaggaaattagaaaatatcttaagacagagagggcagacagcagaaacaagaataacacaatcctgcagcctgtggaacaaaaaccacattcacagaaagacagacaaaatgaaaaggcagagggctatgtaccaaatgagggaacaagataaaaccccagaaaagcaattaaatgaagtggagataggcaaccttccagaaaaagaattcagaataatgatagtgaagatgatccaggacctcagaaaaagaatggaggcaaagatcaagaagatgcaagaaatgtttaacaaagacctagaagaattaaagaacaaacatctagaagaattaaagaacaaacaaacagagatgaacaatacaataactgaaatgaaaaatacactagaagcaaaagaataactgaggcaaaagaacagataagtgacctggaagacagaatggtggaattcactgctgtggaacagaataaagaaaaaacaatgaaaagaa
This genomic stretch from Balaenoptera acutorostrata chromosome 12, mBalAcu1.1, whole genome shotgun sequence harbors:
- the STON1 gene encoding stonin-1 translates to MCSTNPGNWVTFDDDPAFQSSQKSKNFPLENQGICRPNGLKLNLSGTKEFPSGYSSTSSTPLSSPIIDFYFSPGPPSNSPLSTPTKDFPGFPGIPKAGTHVLYPIPESSSNSPLIPGAGSSLLPTKPTCLSHASLLSDHSCIHPAPKVGLPDEMNPHQAESLGFQSDTPQFQYFQEDCAFSSPFWKDEGSASQLTFDPPGSRKMVPSRDKEMPIDQKGLNQCSLNYICEKLEHLQSAENQDSFGNLSTQYLYAEDAASSFVPHMLFRSQPKAGWAFMLRIPEKKNMMSSRQWGPIFLKVLPGGILQMYYEKGLEKPFKELQLNPYCRLSEPKVENFSVTGKIHTVKIEHVSYTEKRKYHSKTEVVHEPDIEQMLKLGSTEYHDFLDFLTSVEEELMKLPAVSKPKKNYEEQEIFLEIVDNFWGKITKEEGKLVESAVITQICCLCFVNGNTECFLTLNDLELQKRNECYFEKDPEKKGIDILDYHFHKCVKAQEFEQSRIIKFVPLDACRFELMRFKTLYSGEDLPFSLKSVVVVQGAYVELQAFVNMAPLVQRPSLRSCDNIMIHFPVPSQWIKALWTMNLQRQKSLKAKMNRRACLGSLHEPESEPVIQVTVGSAKYESAYRAVVWKIDRLPDKNSSPDHPHCLSYKLELGSDQEIPSDWYPFATVQFGILDTCASRTEVRSLGVESDVQPQKHVHQRACYNIQVEIEKKWIKIDGEDPDKAGDCVTQ